In the genome of Pseudanabaena mucicola str. Chao 1806, the window AATTATTGCTGACGGGATGACATTAGATCATCTGCAACTGAAGCAATTTACCGATGTAATTATTCAAATGTTTAGCCGTGGAAATCCGTTTCGTGGCAATACAGATTTAAACGCCAAAACTCAAGCCTTAGTCAATACCCTCCTTGCCAGTGAAAAGTTAGAAGCAATGGTGGTCTATGGTAGTCCCTATGCCCTCGATCCATTTCTGCAAATTTTTTCAGCCAATATTCCTTGGGGATTTGCCTACAGTCAGCAACCAGAAGCCCAAGCAACCGTTTTGCAAAATTTAGGATTTGGATAAATCTAGAGCAAGCCCTGCAGTGCAAGCGCAGCTTCTGACTCGGAGCATCCAAAAATTTCTGTACTTCCTCTGGCGGAATTTTTGAGTCGGGATTAACAATTAGTAACACCCGACCGCGCCGCACCTGTTCAGCAACTTCTTCCAGTTTTGGTAATGGCAAAACATCTTCATAGCAGGTATTACGAGTCCCCTTAAACATTTCTTTAAGGCGATTGCGAATCAGATCATCTACTTTGTTAGGCGGCGCATCATGGGCAAGACTTTGCAGTAACTTGATGAGATTCTCTTGGCGATCAAAATAGTAGCGCTCCTCTGGAGTGTGGGGTAAATACCAAGCTACCTTTTTTAATTCATCAAAGGCTGTCAAAAAGTCTGAACGATCCCGCAAAGGTGAAACCAGACATTCAACCATCTCTTCACGAGTTAACCCTTTTACAGCATTTACGGATGTCGATAGACTGGCGGTTAAGAGCAAGGAGTCAACCTGCGTTGCTGATTCTTTACCAGTTTGCAAATCAATCACCTGAGCGTGAGCCGATTTCGCTGTAACCAATCTTGCTCATCGGGAGCCTTTGCCCCACTTGCCCCAAAAGCACTAAATTGCTCACCTTTACCTAACTGCTCAGCAATCTCCCCCCTCCAAAAATGCTCTGGACTATTAAATCCATTAAAAGCAGCAATATCTGCACTCTCAAAGGCTGATGTATAGGACATCCCTGCACAGTATATTTGTCGTAATTCCTGATGCCTTGCCAATAAATCAAAACTAACCAACAAATGGGTTTTTCCTCCTCCCATCGCTTGCTTAAGATGAAAGATTGCTTGCGATGACTTGTCAGCTAAACGAGTTAGCCCCTCATCAATTCATATTTGATGGTATGTATTCAGTTTTATAGTCAATGTGGGTAAGGAATCTCACAGTAATGACGAGGTTATTGAAAAATAGGATCGGTGATGCCATCGATAATGAAGTCGGAAATTAGCTTAGCTGTGATTGGGGCAAAGAGAATACCATTGCGATAATGTCCTGTGGCTAAAACTAGGTTTTCGTAATCACTAGCTCCTAAAATAGGAATTTCATCGGGGGCGTAGGGACGGAATCCCCACCATGTTTCCGTGATGGGCATATTCGCGATCGCAGGATAGACAGAGATCGCTCTATTTAATAATTGTGTGATACCTACGGCAGTAATACCCTGCTCAAAGCCTTTATCCTCAACTGTTGCACCGATAACGATTGTGCCATCTTGGCGCGGCACTATATAACAACTCGGTGCATAGATGACACGTTGCAATTGCCGATCGCGATCAAATACCGATAGCATCTGTCCCTTAATTGGTTTAACTGGTAAAGGCAGCAGCGATCGCGTCCATGCGCCCGTTGCCAAAACATAGCGATCGCTTTGCAATTTGCCAACACTAGTATCAAGATGAGTAACTCGTTGATGATCACGGACAATTTGATATACGTTAACACCTTCGAGAATTTTGATCGATAGAGATCGCGCCGCAGTTAATAAAGCCTGCGTGAGTTTGCGATTGTTCACCTGTCCATCTTCTGGGAGCCAGAGAGAACCTAAAACCACTTCACCTAAGCCTGATTGACGTTTATGGGATTCTTCTCGACTGATGTATTGAGGATATTTAGCAATTATTTGATGATCGCTTTCTTCGATACTGGGGGCAATCATGCCACAGCACCAATAGCCACAATCTAGCCCTGATAAGCGCATTAGATTAGCAATCCATTGCGGATACATATCTCGGCTACGAATCCCAAATCCTAAGAGTGATCCTTCAAGGCGTTCGGCTTCAGGAGCAAGCATTCCCGCCGCCGCCCATGTTGCGCCTTGCCCACAGATATCACGCTCAACAACAGTGACACTGGCTCCCTTTTGCGAAAGGGCGATCGCTGTTGACAAGCCAATAATGCCACCACCAATTATTAAAACGTCAGGCATTCCATTTCATCCTTTTATACCAATTCACAAAAGTATGAAGCTTGTGATGTATATCAACTACAACGAGTTGCTACTACAGCATAAAACGGATCGCTGCTTGCCATCCCTAGCATTGCCAAAAACGGTGAGCTAGGGGGAATATTTGCTACTAATTCAGGTTTGGTAAAGCCCTTGGGAACAGAGGCAAAGTATTTGTAAATCAGCTTGGTGCGATCGCTTTCAGAGCCATCACGCCATGCTTGAATTGCCTTTTGATAAAACATCCGATTTGAGAAGCTAATAATCGCAATGCCCCCAACCTTCAGAATGCGATAGATCTCAGCAAATACTGCTTCAGGATATTGCAAATATTGCACCGAGACAGTATTTAGTACAGCATCAAAGGATCGATCTGCGAAAGGCAATAGTTGTTGCTTGTTTAAATTTTGGACAAAATAGTGATCTAATCGTGGGTTACGGGCTAACTCCTCGGCATTCATCCCATGCCCCTCTACATGGGCAAATTCTATTTCTGGTGGCAAATGGGATACCCAGCTACTCATCAAGTCAAGAATGCACGTATGGGGTTTTAACCTTTGACGATATAGATCGGTAAGCTGCTCAATAAAGCGATCGTCTACATGGGTAACAAACCGTGGATATTCGTAAAATAAGGCATCATCAGAGTTATCAAGCCTAGTCCGTTGCATAGAAACAAGTTGCATAGTGATTTAGCGTAAAATGTACCGACTTCATAATACTTAACAATATTGCGGTCATGGTGACGATTTTTCGCTAGTTGCAATCTCGCTCTATTGTCGGTAGCATAGGTAATAATAAAATCTGTAATAAAACGCAACAATAAAATATATTTTTTGAATATATTTAAGGCTGGGTTCTAAGCAAAACCAAACTGTATACATCTAAATTAAAGACAGAAAATTGAGGAAGGAGTGACATCAATGCAGCAGCAGGGCAACGCCCTAACTGTTCCAATCGGTCTGATGGGTGCAGCGCAGGGATTTAATCCAACAGTACTACTGCTACTCGGCTCGATCGTTTTAGCAACCGCATCGACAACAGGGTATTGGGTATGGGGCTGGGATCACTGGCTAGTATTTGTTTGTAATTTTTCGTCTCTCTATGTATTGGGGACGGTGATTCATGATGCCTGTCATGGAGTGGCTCATCCAAATCGGATTGTGAATGCAGCGATCGGACATATTTCGGCGATATTACAAGGCTTTGTGTTTCCTGTATTTACCCGTGTTCACATGCAACACCATGCTCATGTGAATGATGAAGAGGATGATCCTGACCATTTCGTTTCTACAGGTGGTCCCCTATGGTTAATTGCTGCTCGTTTTTTCTATCATGAAGTTTTCTTTTTTCAGCGTCGTCTCTGGCGTAATTACGAATTGTTGGAATGGGCTATAAGTCGCTCAATCGTTGTAGCAATGATCATCTTTGGCTATTATCATGGATTTTTGGGCTATATGATGAACTTCTGGTTTGTTCCTGCCGCAGTAATGGGACTATTGCTAGGTTTATTTTTCGATTATCTTCCCCATCGTCCTTTTGTAGAGCGATCACGCTGGAAAAATGCCAGAGTTTACCCTGGTAGATTTCTCAATATTCTTTTGCTAGGTCAGAACTATCACCTCATACATCACCTCTGGCCAAATGTACCTTGGTATTACTACGAGAGTGCCTATTACCAAATGAAACCATTACTCGATGCTAATGGTTCTCCGCAAACTCTCGGATTGTTCAAGATGCCTGATTTAGCTGGTTTTATCTACGACATCTTCTTAGGTATTCGTTTTCACCACAAGCACAAATAAACAACCAATCATTAATAAAAAAGCGGCGCGATGCGCCGCTTTTTTATTCGATAGATGCTAGTGATTGATCTAGCTGCATTCTTGTTTCCATTTGACGGATGAAGTAACCAGTCATCATCGCTGAGCCAATTAATCCTGCTAGGTTTTCGCGATCGGTGGTAATGCTGACATTGAAATTTGATGGTGGCAGAATACCTAACAAATTTTGAATATTTTGGCTAATAATTTGTTGAGCTTCGGGACTGACAGACTGAGCAACTGTGGCTAATATTTCTGGCGATTGATTTTTGAGGTAATCAAGC includes:
- the crtR gene encoding beta-carotene hydroxylase, translating into MQQQGNALTVPIGLMGAAQGFNPTVLLLLGSIVLATASTTGYWVWGWDHWLVFVCNFSSLYVLGTVIHDACHGVAHPNRIVNAAIGHISAILQGFVFPVFTRVHMQHHAHVNDEEDDPDHFVSTGGPLWLIAARFFYHEVFFFQRRLWRNYELLEWAISRSIVVAMIIFGYYHGFLGYMMNFWFVPAAVMGLLLGLFFDYLPHRPFVERSRWKNARVYPGRFLNILLLGQNYHLIHHLWPNVPWYYYESAYYQMKPLLDANGSPQTLGLFKMPDLAGFIYDIFLGIRFHHKHK
- a CDS encoding class I SAM-dependent methyltransferase: MQLVSMQRTRLDNSDDALFYEYPRFVTHVDDRFIEQLTDLYRQRLKPHTCILDLMSSWVSHLPPEIEFAHVEGHGMNAEELARNPRLDHYFVQNLNKQQLLPFADRSFDAVLNTVSVQYLQYPEAVFAEIYRILKVGGIAIISFSNRMFYQKAIQAWRDGSESDRTKLIYKYFASVPKGFTKPELVANIPPSSPFLAMLGMASSDPFYAVVATRCS
- a CDS encoding DUF760 domain-containing protein; this translates as MFNIGEINSSNNLLLDYLKNQSPEILATVAQSVSPEAQQIISQNIQNLLGILPPSNFNVSITTDRENLAGLIGSAMMTGYFIRQMETRMQLDQSLASIE
- the thiO gene encoding glycine oxidase ThiO — protein: MPDVLIIGGGIIGLSTAIALSQKGASVTVVERDICGQGATWAAAGMLAPEAERLEGSLLGFGIRSRDMYPQWIANLMRLSGLDCGYWCCGMIAPSIEESDHQIIAKYPQYISREESHKRQSGLGEVVLGSLWLPEDGQVNNRKLTQALLTAARSLSIKILEGVNVYQIVRDHQRVTHLDTSVGKLQSDRYVLATGAWTRSLLPLPVKPIKGQMLSVFDRDRQLQRVIYAPSCYIVPRQDGTIVIGATVEDKGFEQGITAVGITQLLNRAISVYPAIANMPITETWWGFRPYAPDEIPILGASDYENLVLATGHYRNGILFAPITAKLISDFIIDGITDPIFQ